The Caloenas nicobarica isolate bCalNic1 chromosome 15, bCalNic1.hap1, whole genome shotgun sequence genome includes a region encoding these proteins:
- the SALL4 gene encoding sal-like protein 4 — protein sequence MSRRKQAKPQHINSEEQPPDAASGSPQDVPGDRDGEMSSKRCRMEETKICEKCCAEFFDLSEFLEHKKNCTKNPPVLIMNDSEGAVPPESFSEASLGSFPSDRMDSRTRKDIQAKSCTGSVEKREGKLDAESVGGMYLKIEPPITPAAPGLSYLPKSKVPNTNVTLQTIRGTKVAVNQRTSDAISSSATSFNAIPMILEQLVCLQQQQLQQIQLTEQIRIQIAMMAPHALHPSIAAATDPLKALGAHMSQQLSAAVALIGQKAGSQSLSLESLKQGKLPHSNAGVAAAGSLAAGLSSSFPLKPEASRTLPGSISRFPNPLLPQSSNSVIFQNPLSAVSSVIDSSKKGKGKPPNISVSESKPNAEEPFFKHKCKFCGKVFGNDSALQIHLRSHTGERPYKCNICGNRFTTKGNLKVHFQRHKDKYPHIKMNPYPVPEHLDNVPTSTGIPYGMSVPLDESNLIVDSKPVLTTLPTSAATSAPQTISSLAGVKEPLPGTFSSDLQSRPSPESEGGSSSSGVVGHESGTEQSLSSPQAACSVSIFRVSGSNEQGSETSKLQQLVENIEKSTADPNECLICHRVLSCQSSLKMHYRTHTGERPFKCKICGRAFSTKGNLKTHYGVHRANTPLKMQHSCPICQKKFTNAVVLQQHIRMHMGGQIPNTPIPESTCDSTDVDPTVAEKNGDVSRPDETMESIEMEEDLDSQDGPRSSSKPPTPYDAQSESPATAAGFSGIAALENQMKIVSSALNLQRQSSLKSSDNGSAESDGMTNDSSSVAGDPDYQNGRSPAASESASLQALSPANSQAESVRSKSPSFNNQEDTGTGNKSEGPENAPAEMEGVVGALDLTYGNIGRKVIKEEPGLHFANGEYGRSSIPAAFVRAPPALIKMEMPSERPISTSHFLGPPALSPGVAPLLVPRPKFCRPAKQHICTTCGKNFSSASALQIHERTHTGEKPFACTICGRAFTTKGNLKVHVGTHMWNNSARRGRRLSIDNPMALLGNDPKKVSEMFPKDIMPPSVSIDPTVWNQYAAVLSNGIAMKTNEISVIQSGGLPTLPVTIGGSSSVNTATVSKTDGTQSGTGSDTEKASGAAADNVPKHQFPHFMEENKIAVS from the exons ggAGTCCACAAGACGTCCCAGGTGACAGAGATGGTGAAATGAGTTCCAAAAGGTGCCGCATGGAGGAGACTAAAATCTGTGAGAAATGCTGTGCAGAATTCTTTGATCTCTCTGAATTCCTTGAGCATAAGAAAAATTGCACTAAAAATCCACCTGTTCTTATCATGAATGACAGCGAGGGAGCAGTACCCCCTGAAAGCTTCTCTGAAGCTTCTCTAGGGAGCTTTCCAAGTGATCGAATGGATAGCAGGACACGCAAGGACATTCAGGCAAAGAGCTGCACTGGTTCTGTggaaaagagggaaggaaaactggaTGCTGAATCAGTGGGAGGAATGTACCTTAAAATAGAACCCCCCATCACGCCTGCGGCTCCTGGGCTAAGCTATCTACCAAAATCCAAAGTACCAAACACTAATGTGACTTTGCAGACGATACGCGGCACTAAAGTGGCTGTGAACCAGCGGACCTCCGATGCCATCTCTTCTTCGGCAACCAGTTTCAATGCTATCCCCATGATCCTGGAGCAGCTCgtgtgtttgcagcagcagcagcttcagcaaaTTCAGTTGACAGAGCAAATTCGCATTCAGATTGCCATGATGGCTCCCCACGCCCTGCACCCTTCCATAGCAGCTGCTACTGACCCGCTGAAAGCTCTGGGCGCTCACATGTCTCAGCAGCTCTCGGCTGCTGTTGCTTTAATCGGACAAAAAGCTGGAAGCCAGAGCCTATCACTGGAATCCTTGAAGCAAGGAAAACTACCTCATTCTAACGCTGGCGTTGCGGCTGCCGGCTCGCTGGCTGCTggcctttcctcctccttccccttgaAGCCGGAGGCGAGCAGAACCCTCCCCGGCTCCATTTCTCGGTTCCCAAATCCTTTGCTACCTCAGTCATCCAACTCCGTCATCTTCCAAAATCcgctttctgctgtttcttctgtaATCGATTCCTcaaagaaggggaagggaaagccCCCCAACATTAGCGTGTCTGAAAGCAAACCGAATGCAGAAGAGCCGTTCTTCAAACACAAGTGTAAATTCTGTGGCAAGGTCTTTGGCAACGACAGTGCCCTGCAGATTCACCTCCGTTCCCACACTGGTGAAAGACCCTACAAGTGTAACATTTGTGGTAACCGCTTCACAACCAAAGGAAACCTTAAAGTGCATTTTCAGCGCCACAAAGACAAATACCCCCATATAAAGATGAATCCTTACCCGGTTCCTGAGCACCTGGACAATGTTCCCACTAGCACTGGAATCCCGTACGGGATGTCTGTGCCGCTGGATGAGTCTAACCTAATTGTGGATAGCAAACCTGTCCTAACAACTCTGCCTACCTCTGCAGCCACCAGTGCACCTCAGACCATCTCCAGCCTAGCGGGCGTTAAGGAGCCTCTGCCTGGTACGTTCTCAAGTGACCTGCAGTCCAGGCCTTCTCCAGAAAGTGAGGGTGGCTCATCCTCGTCAGGGGTGGTCGGTCATGAATCGGGAACAGAGCAGAGCTTGAGTTCCCCGCAAGCTGCCTGCAGCGTGAGCATCTTCCGTGTCAGCGGGTCAAACGAGCAAGGCTCAGAAACATCGAAGCTCCAGCAGCTGGTTGAAAACATTGAAAAGTCCACTGCTGACCCCAACGAGTGCCTCATCTGCCACAGAGTGCTGAGCTGCCAGAGTTCACTCAAAATGCATTATCGTACTCACACTGGAGAGAGGCCGTTCAAGTGTAAAATCTGTGGCCGTGCCTTCTCCACTAAAGGGAACCTTAAAACTCATTATGGTGTCCACCGGGCCAATACTCCTTTGAAGATGCAACATTCATGTCCCATTTGTCAGAAGAAGTTTACAAATGCAGTTGTGTTGCAGCAGCATATCCGCATGCATATGGGGGGACAAATACCCAATACACCCATCCCGGAAAGCACCTGTGACAGTACCGATGTGGACCCTACTGTGGCTGAGAAGAATGGAGACGTTAGTCGCCCAGATGAGACCATGGAAAGCATAGAGATGGAAGAAGACCTGGACTCTCAGGATGGCCCTAGGAGTTCTTCAAAACCTCCTACCCCGTACGATGCACAATCAGAATCTCCAGCCACGGCAGCCGGCTTCTCTGGTATTGCAGCGCTGGAGAATCAAATGAAGATCGTCAGCTCCGCTTTGAACTTGCAGCGGCAAAGCAGCTTGAAGTCTAGTGACAATGGCTCGGCGGAAAGCGATGGCATGACAAATGATTCGTCTTCTGTGGCAGGAGATCCAGATTACCAGAACGGCAGGAGTCCTGCTGCCTCCGAGTCTGCATCGCTCcaggctctgtccccagccaaCAGCCAAGCTGAGAGCGTAAGGTCGAAGTCACCTAGCTTCAACAATCAAGAAGATACAGGCACGGGAAATAAATCAGAGGGTCCTGAGAATGCACCTGCAGAAATGGAAGGGGTCGTTGGTGCTTTGGATTTAACTTACGGCAATATTGGTCGAAAGGTCATTAAAGAAGAACCCGGGCTACACTTTGCAAATGGAGAATATG gtCGAAGTAGTATTCCAGCTGCTTTTGTCAGAGCCCCACCAGCCCTCATAAAGATGGAGATGCCCAGCGAGCGTCCCATCAGCACTAGCCATTTCCTTGGCCCACCAGCCCTTTCCCCTGGTGTCGCCCCTCTCCTCGTGCCACGACCGAAATTCTGCCGTCCCGCCAAACAGCACATCTGCACTACGTGTGGGAAGAACTTCTCCTCTGCCAGCGCCCTTCAGATTCACGAACGGACCCATACTGGTGAAAAGCCGTTTGCCTGCACCATCTGTGGGAGAGCATTCACAACGAAAGGAAACCTGAAG GTCCATGTAGGAACTCACATGTGGAATAACTCTGCCAGGCGGGGAAGAAGGCTTTCAATTGATAACCCCATGGCTCTGCTGGGGAATGATCCCAAGAAAGTATCTGAAATGTTTCCGAAGGATATAATGCCTCCTTCAGTGAGCATTGACCCCACTGTGTGGAATCAGTACGCAGCGGTACTCAGCAATGGCATAGCGATGAAGACTAACGAGATCTCGGTGATCCAGAGCGGCGGCTTACCGACCCTTCCAGTCACCATCGGGGGTAGCTCGTCAGTAAATACTGCTACGGTCTCCAAAACAGATGGAACCCAGTCTGGGACTGGTTCTGATACGGAGAAGGCCAGTGGTGCTGCTGCAGACAATGTGCCAAAACACCAGTTCCCTCACTTCATGGAGGAGAACAAAATTGCTGTTAGTTAA